A portion of the Corynebacterium occultum genome contains these proteins:
- a CDS encoding FdhF/YdeP family oxidoreductase — MTTPPAEVSAVNPLANEFDKPKITKPSKSAAGIPGVLHAMAHAIPAHGVMPLLDMNKHGGVDCPGCAWPEPEQGDLGIVEFCENGAKAIAEETTPDRADVDFWAQHSVQDLRAKTDHWLGKQGRITTPLLYDRSSGDEHYRPVSWDEAYRIIAAQLKETPPEEAIWYTSGRASNEAAYMFGLLARRHGSNNLPDCGNMCHESTGTALSETLGLGKGSVTMNDFYTTDLLISVGQNPGTNHPRALTAFHKCKANGGKILAINPIPETGLMAFSEPQSLKGALGMSEKLADEYLQIRLDGDRAFFQALNRELIRRDAIDHEFLDKFCSGVDETIAHLSSLDDAELLRGCGLSMKEIKKAADMVEQSSSVILSWTLGVTQHKNAVYTIREMVNFLLLTGNIGKPGAGTAPLRGHSNVQGNRTVGIWEKMPERFLQALQDRFGFDVPREDGLDTVDSLRAMWQGKTRFFMSLGGNLVRVASDTTRLEKAMSQQELTVHLSTKPNGSHAWPGEKSLILPVKARTDEDVQASGRQELTVENSAGIVSASVGKRRANKDLNLQAEPEIIGKIGHHTFGDEFWMPMVNDYGVVREHIEATIPGFDDYNRRIRTPGGFALPNGPRERVFNTPTGRAMLTVNQTEVIDLPEGYLLLQTVRSHDQYNSTIYGLDDRYRGVKNGRRVVFVNPEDARERGLRDGDLVDIVSVFQGEERRAPNFRVVEYSSARDCVTTYFPEANVLVPMDSVAEKSNTPVSKSVIVRLEPLGKRAEDMPDKEDK; from the coding sequence ATGACTACCCCTCCCGCTGAAGTCTCCGCCGTCAACCCTCTAGCCAATGAATTCGACAAGCCGAAGATCACGAAGCCGTCGAAGTCCGCTGCCGGTATCCCCGGAGTGCTGCACGCCATGGCGCATGCTATTCCGGCGCATGGTGTGATGCCACTGCTGGACATGAACAAGCACGGCGGCGTCGACTGCCCGGGCTGTGCCTGGCCCGAGCCGGAGCAGGGTGACCTGGGCATCGTGGAGTTCTGCGAGAACGGTGCCAAGGCTATCGCCGAGGAAACCACCCCGGATCGTGCGGACGTGGATTTCTGGGCCCAGCACTCCGTGCAGGATCTGCGGGCCAAGACCGATCACTGGTTGGGCAAGCAGGGCCGGATCACCACTCCCCTGCTCTATGACCGTTCCTCCGGGGATGAGCATTATCGCCCGGTGAGCTGGGATGAGGCCTACCGGATCATCGCCGCCCAGTTGAAGGAGACCCCACCGGAAGAAGCCATCTGGTACACCTCGGGGCGCGCCTCCAATGAGGCTGCATATATGTTCGGCCTGCTGGCCCGCCGTCACGGCAGCAATAATCTTCCGGACTGCGGCAACATGTGCCATGAGTCCACCGGTACCGCCCTGTCTGAGACCCTGGGTCTTGGCAAGGGTTCGGTGACGATGAATGATTTCTACACCACTGATCTGTTGATTTCGGTGGGTCAGAACCCGGGAACCAACCATCCCCGCGCGCTGACGGCCTTCCACAAGTGCAAGGCCAATGGTGGCAAGATCCTGGCGATCAACCCCATCCCGGAGACCGGCCTGATGGCTTTCTCCGAGCCGCAGTCCCTCAAGGGCGCGCTGGGTATGTCCGAAAAATTAGCCGATGAGTACCTGCAGATCCGGCTCGATGGTGACCGTGCCTTCTTCCAGGCCCTGAACCGGGAACTGATCCGTCGTGATGCCATCGACCATGAGTTCCTGGATAAGTTCTGCTCCGGTGTGGATGAGACCATCGCGCATCTCAGCAGCCTCGATGATGCGGAGTTGCTGCGTGGTTGCGGGCTGAGCATGAAGGAGATCAAGAAGGCCGCGGACATGGTGGAGCAGTCCAGCAGCGTCATCCTCTCCTGGACCCTGGGTGTCACCCAGCACAAGAACGCCGTCTACACCATCCGTGAGATGGTGAACTTCCTGCTGCTGACCGGAAATATCGGCAAACCCGGCGCGGGTACCGCCCCGCTTCGTGGCCACTCCAATGTGCAGGGCAACCGCACCGTGGGTATCTGGGAGAAGATGCCGGAACGTTTCCTGCAGGCCCTGCAGGATCGCTTCGGTTTTGATGTCCCCCGCGAGGATGGTCTGGACACGGTGGATTCACTGCGGGCGATGTGGCAGGGCAAGACCAGGTTCTTCATGTCTCTCGGTGGCAACCTGGTTCGGGTCGCCTCGGACACCACCCGGTTGGAGAAGGCGATGAGTCAACAGGAGCTGACGGTGCATCTGTCCACCAAGCCCAATGGTTCCCATGCCTGGCCGGGTGAGAAGTCCCTGATCCTGCCGGTCAAGGCCCGTACCGATGAGGATGTGCAGGCTTCGGGCCGGCAGGAGCTGACGGTGGAGAACTCGGCGGGCATCGTGTCCGCGAGTGTCGGTAAGCGCCGTGCGAATAAGGACCTGAACCTGCAGGCGGAGCCGGAGATCATCGGCAAGATCGGGCACCACACCTTCGGTGATGAGTTCTGGATGCCGATGGTCAATGACTATGGCGTGGTCCGTGAACATATCGAGGCCACGATCCCCGGTTTTGATGACTACAACCGTCGGATCCGCACCCCGGGTGGTTTCGCCCTGCCGAATGGTCCCCGGGAGAGGGTGTTCAACACGCCCACCGGGCGGGCCATGCTGACGGTCAACCAGACCGAGGTCATCGACCTGCCTGAGGGTTATCTGCTGCTGCAGACGGTGCGTTCCCATGACCAGTACAACTCCACCATCTACGGCCTCGATGACCGCTACCGTGGGGTGAAGAATGGCCGCCGGGTGGTCTTCGTCAACCCGGAGGACGCCAGGGAGCGTGGGCTGCGGGATGGTGACCTGGTGGACATTGTCTCCGTCTTCCAGGGTGAGGAACGCCGGGCACCCAATTTCCGGGTGGTGGAGTACTCCTCCGCCCGGGACTGTGTGACCACCTACTTCCCGGAGGCCAATGTTCTGGTGCCCATGGATTCGGTCGCGGAGAAGTCCAACACCCCGGTCTCCAAGTCCGTGATCGTGCGCCTGGAGCCGCTGGGTAAGCGGGCTGAGGATATGCCGGACAAGGAGGACAAGTAG
- a CDS encoding DUF6457 domain-containing protein translates to MSENKSEQDLSSAHHWLAAVSTELDQDPAVIQALVKELLDLTRDVAHGPSRPAAPLTAFLVGLASGRALDTEAGAAGAVDKSRENITKVLALLEQTK, encoded by the coding sequence ATGAGTGAAAATAAATCTGAGCAGGATTTGAGCAGCGCCCACCATTGGCTGGCCGCGGTCTCCACCGAGCTCGACCAGGATCCGGCGGTGATCCAGGCATTGGTGAAGGAATTGCTCGACCTCACCAGGGATGTCGCCCACGGACCTTCCCGCCCCGCGGCACCACTGACCGCCTTCCTGGTGGGCCTGGCCAGCGGCCGGGCCCTGGACACTGAGGCAGGGGCCGCGGGGGCCGTCGATAAGTCCCGGGAGAACATCACCAAGGTGCTGGCACTGCTGGAGCAGACGAAGTGA
- the rpsH gene encoding 30S ribosomal protein S8 encodes MTMTDPIADMLSRVRNANHAHHDTVSMPSSKLKVNIAEILKQEGYIASYTVEDEKVGKTLSLELKYGPSRQRSIAGVRRVSKPGLRVYTKSTNLPQVLGGLGVAIISTSQGLLTDRQATEKGVGGEVLAYVW; translated from the coding sequence ATGACCATGACTGACCCCATTGCCGACATGCTGTCGCGCGTGCGCAACGCTAACCATGCGCACCATGACACCGTGTCGATGCCCTCTTCCAAGCTGAAGGTCAACATCGCGGAGATCCTCAAGCAGGAGGGCTACATCGCTTCCTACACCGTTGAGGACGAGAAGGTCGGCAAGACCCTCTCCCTCGAGCTGAAGTACGGCCCTTCCCGCCAGCGTTCCATCGCCGGCGTGCGTCGTGTTTCCAAGCCCGGTCTGCGCGTGTACACCAAGTCCACCAACCTGCCGCAGGTCCTCGGCGGCCTGGGCGTGGCGATCATCTCCACGTCTCAGGGTCTGCTGACCGATCGCCAGGCTACCGAGAAGGGTGTAGGCGGAGAAGTTCTCGCCTACGTCTGGTAA
- the rplF gene encoding 50S ribosomal protein L6 produces MSRIGKNPIAIPSGVETKIDGQLVEVKGPKGSLSFELPAPITVEVVENEIKVIRPDDHRKNRALHGLARSLVNNMVVGVTEGYTIKMEIFGVGYRVQAKGKNLEFALGYSHPVLIEAPEGVSFAVDGNTKFSITGIDKQQVGQIAANIRRLRKDDPYKGKGIRYEGEQIRRKVGKTGK; encoded by the coding sequence ATGTCGCGTATCGGTAAAAACCCGATTGCCATCCCGTCCGGCGTCGAAACCAAGATTGACGGCCAGCTCGTTGAGGTCAAGGGCCCCAAGGGGTCCCTGTCCTTCGAGCTCCCGGCCCCGATCACCGTTGAGGTCGTCGAGAACGAGATCAAGGTCATCCGTCCGGATGACCACCGCAAGAACCGTGCACTGCACGGACTTGCCCGCTCCCTCGTCAACAACATGGTTGTCGGCGTAACCGAGGGCTACACCATCAAGATGGAAATCTTCGGTGTCGGCTACCGTGTCCAGGCCAAGGGAAAGAACCTCGAGTTCGCCCTGGGCTACAGCCACCCGGTCCTCATTGAGGCTCCGGAGGGCGTCTCCTTCGCCGTTGACGGAAACACCAAGTTCTCCATCACCGGTATTGACAAGCAGCAGGTCGGACAGATCGCCGCCAACATCCGTCGTCTGCGGAAGGACGATCCCTACAAGGGTAAGGGCATCCGCTACGAGGGCGAGCAGATCCGTCGCAAGGTCGGAAAGACGGGTAAGTAA